Genomic window (Staphylococcus debuckii):
AGCTATCTAAATAGAATGCGTACTTATTTTAAGCTTCATTCTATTCTGGTCAGCTTTTAGAGGGAGGTAGGAAGATAAATTAATATTCTGCCTAACTCCACGATCACTTTGCATCAGAGTTTATTATTTTTGACGCATGTATGGGAATAATAACACGTCTCTGATAGACGGTGAATTAGTTAATAACATTACAAGTCTATCAATACCAATTCCTAATCCGCCTGTTGGAGGCATACCGTATTCTAATGCTTCAATATAGTCTTCATCCATTTCGTGCGCTTCATCGTTGCCTTGCTCTTTCTCTTTTAGTTGCGCTTCAAATCTTTCTCGTTGATCGATAGGATCATTTAATTCTGTAAATGCGTTTGCATGTTCACGACCTACGATAAACAATTCAAAACGGTCTGTAAATCTAGGGTCTTCTGGATTTTTCTTAGCTAATGGAGAAATTTCGATTGGATGACCATAAACAAATGTTGGTTGAATAAGCGTTTCTTCAACTTTTTGTTCAAAGAACTCATTCAAGATATGGCCATAAGTCATATGATCTGTTATTTCGATATTATGTTCTTTCGCAAGTTCACGTGCTTCTTCATCAGATTTTACATCAAAGAAGTTTACACCTGTAGCTTCTTTTACAGCATCTACAATGTGGACACGTTTCCATGGTGAATCTAAATCTACTTCGTATTCTCCATAAGGCACAACTGCTGTACCTAATACTTTTTTAGAAATGTGTCGGATAGTACCTTCTGTTAAATCCATAATGTCATGGAAATCAGCGTAGGCTTCGTATAACTCAATCATTGTAAACTCAGGGTTATGTCTTGTTGATACACCTTCGTTACGGAAGACACGACCAATTTCATATACTTTTTCCAATCCGCCTACAATAAGACGTTTTAAGTGCAACTCAATTGCAATACGCATATATAATGTTGCGTCTAAAGCATTGTGATGTGTAACGAAAGGACGTGCTGCAGCACCACCAGCGATTTGATGCATCATCGGTGTTTCAACTTCTAAGAAACCTTTGTCATTTAAATAATTACGCATTTCTTGGATGATTTTACTACGGTTAATGAAAGTTTGTGTACTTTCTTGGTTTGTAATTAAATCTAAATAACGTTGACGATAGCGTTGTTCTACATCTTGCAAACCATGGAATTTGTCTGGTAATGGACGTAATGATTTTGATAACAATGTAAATGATTTAGCTTTAACACTGAGTTCACCTGTGTTAGTTTTGAACATTACACCTTTGATACCTACGATGTCCCCTAAATCTGCCATTTTCCAAATTGCAAATTGATCTTCACCAACTTGGTCTTTACGTACATAAATTTGGATTTGTCCTGATAAATCTTGAATATGCGCAAAGCCCGCTTTACCTTTACCGCGTTTAGTCATTAAACGTCCAGCAATCGCTACGTGTGCTTCTGGCTCATCTTCTTTTTCATGTAATTCTTCTTTAGAAAATTGATCCCATTTTTCTTTTAATTCTTCAGCATCTGCTGTACGTTCAAAACGTTTACCGAAAGGATCAATTCCTAAATCGATTAATTCTTGTAATTTTTGACGGCGGACCTGCATTTGGTCATTCATTTCTTCTGACATGTTACCTCTCCTTTAAGCTTGTTGGGTTGCTGTTGCTGCTGTTGCTTCTGCTTGGAAATTCTGCAGAATATCAATCATTTCTTGTTCAGTGTTTGCTTGGTTCAATGCTTTACGGGCTTTTCCGTTCCCTTTTACACCTTTTAAATACCAAGAAGCGTGTTTACGCATTTCCATAACACCAATCTTCTCACCTTTTAATTCTACTAGTCGACGCAAATGTAATAAAGCAATTTCTACTTTTTCTTTTACAGTAGGTTCATCCATCAATTCGCCAGTTTTTAAATAATGCACTGTACGATAAATCATCCAAGGATTTCCTAAAGCCTCGCGACCGATCATAACAGCATCTACGCCAGTTTCGTCTAACATTTTTTGAGCGAGTTCCGGACTTGTTACATCACCATTCCCGATAACAGGAATGTTAACCGCTTCTTTCACCTGTTTGATTATATCCCAATCTGCGTGACCTTCATACATTTGCACACGCGTACGTCCATGCAATGAAATAGCTGCTGCACCTGCACGCTCTGCTGCCTTCGCATTTTCGACAGCATAGATATGGTCTTCATCCCAGCCGATACGCATTTTACATGTAACTGGTTTGCTGACTTTTTCAGTTACAGCAGAGACCATTTCATAAATTTTATTAGGGTCTAACAACCAACGGGCACCCGCTTCACAACGTATAATCTTATTAACGGGACATCCCATATTGATATCAATTATATCAGCAGTTGTATTTTGATCTACATAGACTGCCGCTTCTACCAATGTTTCTTTTTCTCCACCAAAAATCTGCAAGGATAATGGACGTTCATTCTCATCAATATACAACATATTCATTGTTTTAGGATTATTAAACAAAATAGCCTTATCACTGACCATTTCAGCACATACTAATCCTGCACCAAACTCTTTAACTGTTAATCTGAATGCAGAGTTGCAAACTCCGGCCATCGGAGCAAGCACGACTCTATTGTCGATTTCTACATCTCCAATCTTCCACATAATAACTACCTCTCAATCTTTCTCTAACGTTTATGATACTTAGTCACAGTTTCATCAGGAACTTCAATATCTTTAATCTTCGTCTGTAGCAATGGATGCATCACTTCAGGTGCAATTTCTTGCAAAGGAACCAAGACAAAGGCACGTTCTGCCATTCTAGGATGAGGAACGCTCAATGTTTGATTTTCAATGATTTCATTACCATAAAGCAAAATATCTATATCTAATGTGCGCGGTCCCCATCGTTCTTTACGAACACGATGTAATTGCTGTTCTATCTTCAAACCGCAATCTAAAACCTCTTGCGGTGTTAAATCCGTTTCAATTTCTGCGCATAAATTTAAAAAATCAGGCTGGTCGACATAGCCGACTGGCGCTGTTTCAAAAAGTGAAGAAACTTGAGTTACTTGAATACCTGGTTGTGTATCTAATAAACGAAGTGCTTCATTCAATTGTTGTTCTCTATCTCCGACATTACTGCCTAAGCCTAAATAAACTTTAGTCATGCTCAGCATTCACCCTCGTTATTTCAATTCCCACTCCGTCATAGTGACCTGGAATAGGTGGTGTTTCTTTTGTAATTCTCACTTTAGTTTCCAATACCCGATTATAGTGTGAATTTATACGTTTTGCAA
Coding sequences:
- the lysS gene encoding lysine--tRNA ligase: MSEEMNDQMQVRRQKLQELIDLGIDPFGKRFERTADAEELKEKWDQFSKEELHEKEDEPEAHVAIAGRLMTKRGKGKAGFAHIQDLSGQIQIYVRKDQVGEDQFAIWKMADLGDIVGIKGVMFKTNTGELSVKAKSFTLLSKSLRPLPDKFHGLQDVEQRYRQRYLDLITNQESTQTFINRSKIIQEMRNYLNDKGFLEVETPMMHQIAGGAAARPFVTHHNALDATLYMRIAIELHLKRLIVGGLEKVYEIGRVFRNEGVSTRHNPEFTMIELYEAYADFHDIMDLTEGTIRHISKKVLGTAVVPYGEYEVDLDSPWKRVHIVDAVKEATGVNFFDVKSDEEARELAKEHNIEITDHMTYGHILNEFFEQKVEETLIQPTFVYGHPIEISPLAKKNPEDPRFTDRFELFIVGREHANAFTELNDPIDQRERFEAQLKEKEQGNDEAHEMDEDYIEALEYGMPPTGGLGIGIDRLVMLLTNSPSIRDVLLFPYMRQK
- the dusB gene encoding tRNA dihydrouridine synthase DusB, whose product is MWKIGDVEIDNRVVLAPMAGVCNSAFRLTVKEFGAGLVCAEMVSDKAILFNNPKTMNMLYIDENERPLSLQIFGGEKETLVEAAVYVDQNTTADIIDINMGCPVNKIIRCEAGARWLLDPNKIYEMVSAVTEKVSKPVTCKMRIGWDEDHIYAVENAKAAERAGAAAISLHGRTRVQMYEGHADWDIIKQVKEAVNIPVIGNGDVTSPELAQKMLDETGVDAVMIGREALGNPWMIYRTVHYLKTGELMDEPTVKEKVEIALLHLRRLVELKGEKIGVMEMRKHASWYLKGVKGNGKARKALNQANTEQEMIDILQNFQAEATAATATQQA
- the folK gene encoding 2-amino-4-hydroxy-6-hydroxymethyldihydropteridine diphosphokinase — its product is MTKVYLGLGSNVGDREQQLNEALRLLDTQPGIQVTQVSSLFETAPVGYVDQPDFLNLCAEIETDLTPQEVLDCGLKIEQQLHRVRKERWGPRTLDIDILLYGNEIIENQTLSVPHPRMAERAFVLVPLQEIAPEVMHPLLQTKIKDIEVPDETVTKYHKR